In Actinoplanes derwentensis, the following proteins share a genomic window:
- a CDS encoding GNAT family N-acetyltransferase — MTRAALIEEHAASAWPAVHSTRDEGWLLRHSPGVGKRRNNSALPVAGTPAIDTAEQYYRSRDLPVVVQISPAEDHTALDETLAGLGYRHDAPTLVLTAPTATVSGPAPEVEITGLTPDWREAYGNAAVSTHVLDRIERPAGFASITVDDRIAALGLFVVGDGLAGVFCMATSPRYRRRGHAAAILRAGAAWSAAQGSDLLYLQVEEDNFPARRLYEGVGFTFSHGYHYRVRDSWPEPVA; from the coding sequence GTGACACGTGCCGCCTTGATCGAAGAACACGCCGCCTCCGCGTGGCCCGCCGTCCACAGCACCCGTGACGAGGGCTGGCTGCTGCGGCACAGTCCCGGAGTCGGCAAGCGGCGCAACAACTCGGCGCTGCCGGTCGCCGGCACGCCGGCGATCGACACGGCCGAGCAGTACTACCGGTCCCGTGACCTGCCGGTCGTGGTCCAGATCAGTCCCGCCGAGGACCACACCGCCCTGGACGAGACGCTGGCCGGGCTGGGTTATCGCCACGACGCGCCGACGCTTGTGCTGACCGCCCCCACCGCCACGGTCAGCGGGCCCGCCCCCGAGGTGGAGATCACCGGTCTCACGCCGGACTGGCGTGAGGCGTACGGCAACGCCGCCGTGAGCACCCACGTCCTGGACCGGATCGAACGCCCGGCCGGGTTCGCCTCGATCACGGTCGACGACCGGATCGCCGCGCTGGGCCTGTTCGTGGTCGGCGACGGTCTGGCCGGCGTCTTCTGCATGGCCACGTCCCCGCGCTACCGCCGCCGGGGTCACGCCGCCGCGATCCTGCGCGCCGGCGCGGCCTGGTCCGCCGCCCAGGGCTCCGACCTGCTCTATCTCCAGGTCGAGGAGGACAACTTCCCCGCCCGCCGCTTGTACGAGGGAGTCGGTTTCACGTTCTCCCACGGCTACCACTACCGCGTCCGCGACAGCTGGCCAGAACCCGTCGCATAG
- a CDS encoding DoxX family protein, producing the protein MNTTIPRDVALLIARVIVGIVFIAHGWQKFNEWGLDGTSAAFGQMGVPLPTVSAWFAAIIELAGGVALVAGLAVPLVSLLLAVNMIGAFLIVHITNGVFVADGGFELVAVLAAAALLFTVLGAGRYSIDRLLAPHLPHNLTRQTINV; encoded by the coding sequence GTGAACACCACGATCCCCCGTGACGTCGCCCTGCTGATCGCCCGCGTCATCGTCGGCATCGTCTTCATCGCCCACGGATGGCAGAAGTTCAACGAGTGGGGCCTGGACGGCACCAGCGCCGCCTTCGGCCAGATGGGCGTCCCGCTACCGACGGTGAGCGCCTGGTTCGCCGCCATCATCGAACTGGCCGGCGGCGTGGCCCTGGTGGCCGGCCTGGCCGTCCCGCTGGTCTCGCTGCTGCTGGCGGTCAACATGATCGGCGCGTTCCTGATCGTGCACATCACCAACGGCGTCTTCGTAGCCGACGGCGGCTTCGAACTGGTGGCGGTCCTGGCCGCCGCCGCCCTGCTCTTCACCGTCCTCGGCGCCGGCCGCTACAGCATCGACCGCCTCCTGGCCCCGCACCTGCCCCACAACCTGACCCGCCAGACCATCAACGTCTGA
- a CDS encoding LLM class flavin-dependent oxidoreductase: MSDYGHPLQFGSFITPAASDPDRVVALTVLAEQAGLDLVTFQDHPYQPGFLDTWTLLSYAAARTQRVHLAANVTNLPLRPPAVLARSVASLDLLSDGRIELGLGAGAFWDAIEAMGGPRLNPGQAVQALEEGIEIIRELWDTGAQRAVRVDGTYHRAVGAKRGPAPAHDVGIWLGAYKPRMLALTGRRADGWLPSLAYLKPGDLAAGHKIIDEAALEAGRQPSDIRRLLNIGPGQRPQELADLALADGISTFILATDDPTELRRFAAEVAPAVRELVATGRTTPTAPTPTPEPATIAATADPASSRASFAVIPTPDSGVRRSSTVVWDEQARPTGPELDPARTYTARELANGQHLIQVHDSLRAELEQIHDLIDQVEAGTMDVGTARSHINTMTMRQNNWTLGTYCESYCRIVTTHHTLEDRSLFPHLRRSDPRLAKVVDRLEAEHHVIHEVLEGVDKALVTLVSAPDGLPALRAAVDLLSDTLLSHLSYEERELVEPLARLGIQ; encoded by the coding sequence ATGTCCGACTACGGCCACCCGCTCCAGTTCGGGTCCTTCATCACCCCGGCCGCCAGCGACCCCGACCGGGTCGTGGCGCTCACCGTGCTAGCCGAGCAGGCCGGCTTGGACCTGGTCACCTTCCAGGACCATCCTTACCAGCCCGGCTTCCTCGACACCTGGACTCTGCTGAGTTACGCCGCCGCCCGCACCCAGCGCGTGCACCTCGCGGCCAACGTCACCAACCTGCCACTGCGCCCACCCGCGGTCCTGGCCCGCAGCGTCGCCAGCCTCGACCTGCTCAGCGACGGCCGGATCGAGCTGGGCCTCGGCGCGGGCGCGTTCTGGGACGCCATCGAGGCGATGGGCGGGCCACGGCTCAACCCAGGCCAGGCTGTGCAGGCCCTGGAGGAGGGCATCGAGATCATCCGGGAGTTGTGGGACACCGGGGCCCAGCGCGCGGTCCGGGTCGACGGCACGTATCACCGGGCCGTCGGTGCCAAACGCGGTCCGGCACCCGCTCACGACGTCGGCATCTGGCTCGGCGCCTACAAGCCGCGGATGCTGGCCCTCACCGGGCGGCGCGCCGACGGTTGGCTGCCGTCACTGGCCTACCTCAAGCCGGGCGACCTGGCCGCCGGCCACAAGATCATCGACGAGGCGGCGCTGGAGGCCGGGCGGCAGCCGTCCGACATCCGGCGGCTGCTCAACATCGGCCCCGGCCAGCGCCCGCAGGAACTGGCGGACCTGGCCCTGGCCGACGGGATCAGCACCTTCATCCTGGCCACCGACGACCCCACTGAGCTGCGCCGATTCGCCGCCGAGGTGGCACCCGCGGTGCGCGAGCTGGTAGCGACCGGCCGCACCACCCCGACAGCCCCCACTCCCACACCCGAGCCCGCGACGATCGCCGCCACCGCGGATCCGGCCTCCAGCCGGGCCTCGTTCGCCGTCATTCCCACCCCCGACAGCGGGGTACGCCGGAGCAGCACCGTGGTCTGGGACGAGCAGGCCCGCCCGACCGGCCCGGAGCTGGACCCGGCCCGCACGTACACCGCAAGGGAACTGGCCAACGGACAGCACCTGATCCAGGTCCACGACAGCCTGCGCGCCGAGCTGGAACAGATCCACGACCTGATCGACCAGGTCGAAGCCGGAACCATGGACGTCGGCACCGCCCGCTCCCACATCAACACGATGACGATGCGGCAGAACAACTGGACGCTCGGCACGTACTGCGAGTCCTACTGCCGCATCGTCACCACCCACCACACCCTGGAGGACCGTTCCCTCTTCCCGCACCTGCGCCGCAGCGACCCCCGCCTGGCGAAGGTCGTCGACCGCCTGGAAGCCGAACACCACGTCATCCACGAGGTCCTCGAAGGCGTCGACAAAGCCCTGGTCACGCTGGTCTCCGCCCCCGACGGCCTGCCCGCCCTCCGAGCCGCCGTCGACCTGCTCTCCGACACCCTGCTGTCCCACCTGTCCTACGAGGAACGCGAACTGGTCGAGCCCCTGGCCCGCCTCGGCATCCAGTAA
- a CDS encoding MarR family winged helix-turn-helix transcriptional regulator: MDTPWLTSEQLAAWVRFIGVVELLPGVLDSQLRRDAQLTHFDYYVLAQLSEAPQHTLRMTALASRTAATLARLSHVVQRLEARGLVERFPCPQDRRATNARLTEQGWRKVQESAPGHVDTVREYVVDALTPEQLTQLASISAALLRKLDPGNDRAEIYRRYDPL, encoded by the coding sequence GTGGACACTCCGTGGCTGACCTCCGAGCAGCTGGCGGCATGGGTGCGCTTCATCGGTGTCGTCGAACTGCTCCCGGGCGTGCTCGACAGCCAACTGCGCCGCGACGCTCAGCTCACACACTTCGACTACTACGTGCTGGCGCAGCTCTCCGAGGCGCCGCAGCACACGCTGCGGATGACGGCGCTCGCCTCCCGGACCGCCGCGACGCTGGCCCGGCTCTCGCACGTGGTGCAGCGGCTGGAGGCGCGCGGGCTGGTCGAGCGGTTCCCGTGCCCGCAGGATCGGCGGGCGACGAACGCCCGGCTCACCGAACAGGGCTGGCGCAAGGTCCAGGAGAGCGCGCCCGGCCACGTCGACACCGTCCGCGAATACGTGGTGGACGCGCTGACCCCGGAACAGCTGACGCAGCTGGCGTCGATCAGTGCTGCTCTGTTGCGCAAGCTCGACCCCGGTAACGACCGGGCCGAGATCTACCGCCGCTACGACCCGTTGTGA
- a CDS encoding polysaccharide deacetylase family protein, which produces MENTPESPTASGVPGPSSTPGASRPGVLPIVVQHGPRAAKRVALTFDADMTDAMAARLRRGEVASYANLRLLNILEKRRIPATFFVTGQWAEQYPKVTRRIAGNPLFEIANHSYEHAAFTGDCYHLPRVAPAAMTEGVAKTFRSLEPFGGRQTRYFRFPGLCHDAAALRALAPLGVTVIDGDVISGDPFAKGPSPVVNAVLTQVEPGSIVILHVTEANAQYTDDALPAILAGLRRRNLEPVSLSELLS; this is translated from the coding sequence GTGGAGAACACCCCCGAGTCACCGACGGCATCCGGCGTGCCCGGACCGTCGAGCACGCCGGGAGCGAGCCGGCCGGGGGTGCTGCCGATCGTGGTTCAGCACGGTCCGCGCGCCGCCAAGCGGGTGGCGCTGACCTTCGACGCGGACATGACCGACGCGATGGCCGCCCGGCTGCGGCGCGGCGAGGTCGCCTCCTACGCCAACCTGCGCCTGCTGAACATCCTGGAGAAACGCCGGATCCCGGCCACGTTCTTCGTCACCGGCCAGTGGGCCGAGCAGTACCCGAAGGTCACCCGGCGCATCGCCGGTAACCCGCTGTTCGAGATCGCCAACCACAGTTACGAACACGCGGCCTTCACCGGTGACTGTTACCACCTGCCCCGGGTGGCGCCGGCCGCGATGACCGAGGGCGTCGCCAAGACCTTCCGGAGTCTGGAACCGTTCGGCGGTCGGCAGACCCGTTACTTCCGGTTCCCCGGCCTGTGCCATGACGCGGCCGCGCTGCGAGCTCTGGCCCCACTGGGTGTCACGGTCATCGACGGCGACGTGATCAGCGGAGACCCGTTCGCCAAGGGCCCGTCGCCGGTGGTGAACGCGGTGTTGACCCAGGTCGAACCGGGTTCCATCGTGATCCTGCACGTGACCGAGGCGAACGCCCAGTACACCGATGACGCACTTCCCGCGATCCTGGCCGGCCTGCGGCGGAGGAATCTCGAGCCGGTGTCCCTCTCCGAACTGCTGTCCTGA
- a CDS encoding cyclase family protein produces the protein MSVLKALLSGLGGGTIEVVDLTAPLSPSTPILQLPPPFANTTPFGLTEISRYDDRGPAWYWNDIHTGEHTGTHFDAPIHWVTGRDGADVSQVPPGRLVAPAVVIDVADRAAKDPDFLLEVEHIREWEAVNGPLPAGGWLLLRTGWDARSGDQEAFLNANETGPHTPGVSVAAAKWLAEQSPVIGLGVETVGTDAGAAHSFDPPFPCHSYLLGAGKYGLTQLRNLDRLPATGAVVIAPPLPIVGGSGSPVRVLALVEK, from the coding sequence ATGAGCGTTCTCAAAGCCCTGTTGTCCGGACTCGGCGGTGGCACGATCGAGGTGGTCGACCTCACCGCGCCGCTCTCGCCGAGCACTCCGATTCTGCAGCTGCCACCGCCGTTCGCGAACACGACCCCGTTCGGGCTGACCGAGATCAGCCGGTACGACGACCGGGGGCCGGCCTGGTACTGGAACGACATCCACACCGGTGAGCACACCGGCACCCACTTCGACGCGCCGATCCACTGGGTGACCGGGCGTGACGGTGCGGACGTGTCGCAGGTGCCGCCGGGCCGGCTGGTCGCCCCGGCGGTCGTGATCGACGTGGCCGACCGGGCCGCGAAGGACCCGGACTTCCTGCTGGAGGTCGAGCACATCCGGGAGTGGGAGGCGGTCAACGGGCCGCTGCCTGCAGGCGGGTGGCTGCTGCTTCGTACCGGATGGGATGCCCGGTCCGGTGATCAGGAGGCGTTCCTGAACGCGAACGAGACCGGCCCGCACACCCCGGGAGTCTCGGTGGCGGCGGCGAAATGGCTGGCCGAACAGTCCCCGGTGATCGGCCTCGGGGTGGAGACGGTCGGCACCGACGCGGGGGCCGCGCACTCGTTCGACCCGCCGTTCCCGTGTCACTCGTACCTGCTGGGCGCCGGGAAGTACGGCCTCACCCAGCTTCGTAACCTGGACCGTCTGCCGGCGACGGGGGCGGTGGTGATCGCCCCGCCGCTGCCGATCGTCGGCGGGTCCGGCAGCCCGGTCCGGGTGCTGGCCCTGGTCGAGAAGTAG
- a CDS encoding SDR family oxidoreductase has translation MHVFLTGAGGWIGSHTVDELLANGHRVTGLARTGASAAALQAKGAAALPGDLDDLAALQRGASGADAVVHLANKHDWANPAESNRAERAAVQAIAEALTGTGRPFVFASGLASLAHGRPSNENDPSPSHGPDSPRGGAENLAFEHVAQGVRSVAARFAPTVHGTGDHGFISYLVATARRTGVSGYVGDGGTAWSAVHVHDAARLVRLALEQAPAGTRLHAVAETSVLSRDIAAAIGRFLNVPVKPIEESEAVAHFGFLGRFFGMDMTSTSDLTQAAFGWTPTGPTLLEDIAAGAYA, from the coding sequence ATGCACGTGTTCCTGACCGGCGCCGGCGGCTGGATCGGCTCGCACACCGTCGACGAACTGCTGGCCAACGGCCACCGCGTCACCGGCCTCGCCCGCACCGGCGCCTCGGCGGCGGCCCTGCAGGCGAAAGGCGCCGCCGCGCTGCCCGGCGACCTCGACGACCTGGCCGCCCTGCAGCGTGGCGCGTCCGGCGCCGACGCCGTCGTGCACCTGGCCAACAAACACGACTGGGCGAACCCGGCCGAGTCCAACCGCGCCGAACGAGCCGCCGTCCAGGCCATCGCCGAAGCCCTGACCGGCACCGGCCGCCCGTTCGTCTTCGCCTCCGGCCTGGCCTCGCTGGCCCACGGCCGACCGTCGAACGAGAACGACCCGTCGCCGTCGCACGGACCCGACAGTCCGCGCGGCGGCGCCGAGAACCTGGCCTTCGAGCACGTCGCCCAGGGTGTCCGGTCCGTCGCGGCCCGGTTCGCCCCCACCGTGCACGGCACCGGCGACCACGGTTTCATCAGCTACCTGGTGGCGACGGCCCGCCGCACCGGCGTCTCCGGTTACGTCGGCGACGGCGGGACCGCCTGGTCCGCCGTGCACGTCCACGACGCGGCCCGATTGGTCCGGCTCGCCCTCGAACAGGCTCCCGCCGGCACCCGCCTGCACGCCGTCGCCGAGACGTCGGTCCTCAGCCGGGACATCGCGGCGGCCATCGGCCGGTTCCTGAACGTCCCGGTGAAACCGATCGAGGAGTCCGAGGCGGTCGCCCACTTCGGTTTCCTGGGCCGCTTCTTCGGCATGGACATGACCTCCACCAGCGACCTCACCCAGGCCGCGTTCGGCTGGACGCCGACCGGCCCGACCCTGCTGGAGGACATCGCCGCCGGCGCCTACGCCTGA
- a CDS encoding delta-60 repeat domain-containing protein, whose product MSYSPWLATLLTGALALPGVPAHAGAVPPTSVAPDRTVGFDGLVYTSVHVGDTVYLGGSFTHAIVDGKSVTRKRLAAVDSRTGRLLPWAPVLDGTVMGLTGTGSSLYVTGKFTKAGGQPRVGLAAIDRKTAAVGALKHTVKGLGQTLAVADGRLYLGGDFSAVDGRTAENLAAFKLSDGSLDTGFAGGTDGKVWALATAGSRLYVGGAFKQINGAAGTARLGALKLADGRLDTGFKPVTPYAAFALTVSGDRVFAGLSGVGGRVQAYRPDGSLAWSSVTDGDVQAITFLNGTVYGGGHFTVACPKPSASATSWCPGKKLKPQPKIAAWDSATGALRDWNPRSNGKWGVLTLKSNPKLGTLTVGGDFTAFGSAERPRFAQFRPCGYGCKRRSG is encoded by the coding sequence ATGTCATATTCACCCTGGCTGGCGACGCTGCTCACCGGTGCGCTGGCTCTCCCGGGCGTGCCCGCCCACGCCGGTGCCGTCCCGCCGACCTCGGTCGCTCCGGACCGCACGGTCGGCTTCGACGGCCTCGTCTACACCAGCGTCCACGTCGGTGACACCGTCTACCTCGGCGGCAGCTTCACCCACGCGATCGTCGACGGGAAATCCGTCACCCGCAAACGCCTCGCCGCCGTGGACTCCCGCACCGGGCGGCTGCTGCCCTGGGCGCCCGTTTTGGACGGCACCGTGATGGGCCTCACCGGCACCGGATCGTCGCTCTACGTGACCGGCAAGTTCACCAAGGCCGGCGGGCAGCCCCGAGTCGGACTCGCCGCGATCGACCGCAAGACCGCCGCCGTCGGCGCGCTGAAACACACCGTCAAGGGCCTCGGGCAGACCCTCGCGGTAGCCGACGGGCGCCTCTACCTGGGCGGCGACTTCTCCGCGGTCGACGGGAGGACCGCGGAGAACCTGGCCGCGTTCAAACTCTCCGACGGCAGCCTCGACACCGGGTTCGCCGGTGGCACCGACGGCAAGGTGTGGGCGCTGGCCACGGCCGGGTCGCGACTCTACGTGGGCGGGGCCTTCAAGCAGATCAACGGCGCGGCGGGTACGGCACGGCTGGGCGCCCTCAAACTGGCCGACGGGCGGCTCGACACCGGGTTCAAGCCGGTCACCCCGTACGCCGCGTTCGCCCTCACCGTCAGCGGCGACCGGGTGTTCGCCGGGCTGTCCGGAGTCGGTGGCCGGGTCCAGGCGTACCGCCCGGACGGCAGCCTCGCCTGGAGCAGCGTCACCGACGGTGACGTGCAGGCGATCACCTTCCTGAACGGCACCGTCTACGGCGGCGGCCACTTCACCGTCGCCTGCCCGAAACCGTCCGCCAGCGCCACCTCGTGGTGCCCCGGCAAGAAACTCAAACCGCAGCCGAAGATCGCCGCCTGGGACTCGGCCACCGGCGCACTACGTGACTGGAACCCGCGCAGCAACGGCAAATGGGGTGTGCTCACCCTCAAGTCCAACCCGAAACTGGGCACCCTCACCGTCGGCGGCGACTTCACCGCCTTCGGCAGTGCCGAGCGGCCCCGATTCGCCCAGTTCCGCCCGTGCGGCTACGGCTGCAAGCGTCGCTCCGGCTGA
- a CDS encoding MarR family winged helix-turn-helix transcriptional regulator, with amino-acid sequence MTTPLEGDLGWMLGVVFRAYAKAADHVLSDLPGGPRGYQVLTSAVGDPPRNQVAIGQELGIDRTILTYLIDDLEKQDLVARRPDPADRRSRLVVATEKGREIQAAHREALRHVETHVLGTLPAEDSVAFRALLQRVACEAQTRDPLKDLCEIAAEAVPAARRRRPRS; translated from the coding sequence GTGACGACGCCCCTCGAAGGTGATCTCGGCTGGATGCTGGGAGTGGTGTTCCGTGCCTACGCCAAGGCCGCCGACCACGTGCTCAGTGATCTGCCCGGCGGTCCCCGCGGTTATCAGGTGCTCACCTCGGCCGTCGGCGACCCGCCCCGCAACCAGGTCGCCATCGGGCAGGAGCTGGGCATCGACCGGACGATCCTCACCTATCTCATCGACGACCTGGAGAAACAGGACCTCGTCGCGCGCCGGCCCGACCCGGCCGACCGTCGCAGCCGGCTCGTCGTCGCCACCGAGAAGGGCCGCGAGATCCAGGCGGCCCATCGGGAAGCGCTTCGGCACGTGGAGACGCATGTCCTCGGCACGCTGCCCGCCGAGGATTCCGTTGCCTTCCGGGCGCTGCTGCAGCGGGTCGCCTGTGAGGCGCAGACCCGGGACCCGCTCAAGGACCTGTGCGAGATCGCGGCCGAGGCCGTGCCCGCGGCCCGGCGCCGCAGACCGCGAAGCTGA
- a CDS encoding DJ-1/PfpI family protein translates to MYAQIVLFDGFDPLDVVAPLEVLVAGSALAGNACDVRLVSAQGPRRVVSGTAGLALDATAALDPDLPGYVLIPGASGPLDDIPGLLAQAARTELAPLAAKALANPEITVATVCGGSLLLGLAGLLTGRTAVTHAGGLDALRSTGVTVVDARVVDDGDLISGAGVTSGLDLALHLVERSFGPRVAHEVEQLIQYERRGIVWR, encoded by the coding sequence ATGTACGCCCAGATCGTTCTGTTCGACGGTTTCGACCCCCTCGACGTGGTGGCCCCACTCGAAGTCCTGGTAGCGGGCAGTGCCCTGGCCGGCAACGCCTGCGACGTGCGCCTGGTGTCCGCCCAGGGCCCACGCCGAGTGGTGAGCGGCACCGCGGGCCTGGCCTTGGACGCGACCGCGGCCTTGGACCCGGATCTCCCCGGCTACGTCCTGATCCCCGGAGCGTCCGGCCCGCTCGACGACATCCCCGGGCTGCTGGCGCAGGCCGCCCGGACCGAACTGGCCCCGCTGGCGGCGAAGGCCCTGGCCAACCCGGAGATCACCGTCGCCACGGTCTGCGGTGGCTCCCTGCTCCTGGGTCTGGCCGGACTCCTGACCGGCCGGACCGCGGTGACCCACGCCGGTGGCCTGGACGCTCTCCGATCCACCGGCGTCACCGTCGTCGACGCCCGGGTGGTCGACGACGGTGATCTGATCTCCGGCGCCGGCGTGACCTCCGGCCTCGACCTGGCCCTGCATCTGGTCGAACGTTCGTTCGGCCCGCGGGTGGCGCACGAGGTGGAACAACTGATCCAGTACGAACGCCGGGGCATCGTCTGGCGTTAG
- a CDS encoding thiamine pyrophosphate-binding protein: MSDLTVAAVVGETLARLGADLVFGVVGSGNFHVTNALVANGARFVATRHEGGAATAADAYARVSGRPGIVSVHQGCGLTNAMTGIAEAAKSRTPMLVLAAEPASSALRSNFRVDQDALAHAVGAVSERVHGPASAVADTTRAWRIAVHERRTVVLNLPLDVQAAPAEPATVPPAPAVQAPRASDDAVTALAHLLRGARRPVFIAGRGALAARAELEALAGACGALLATSAAAKALFQGNEWNLDVSGGFATPVAAELIADSDVVVAWGASLTMWTTRHGALISPDAMVVQVDTDASALGGHHRIDLGVIGDAAFSAVAVRAALPGEREGYRTDAVRGKLRDQGRWRDVAFDDDGDDTHVDPRALTIALDDLLPPERVVAVDSGNFMGYPSMFLTVPDHRGFCFTQSFQSIGLGLASTLGAALASPGRLPVAACGDGGFLMGIAELDTVRRLGIGMLVVVYNDEAYGAEVHHFGPDGHPLDTVRFPETDIAAIARGYGCAAVTVRKPEDLDLVGEWLAGPRDVPMVVDAKVAAGKPAWWLEEAFRGH, translated from the coding sequence ATGTCCGATCTCACGGTCGCCGCGGTCGTCGGCGAGACCCTGGCCCGACTCGGCGCCGACCTGGTCTTCGGGGTCGTCGGCAGCGGCAACTTCCACGTCACGAACGCCCTGGTGGCGAACGGGGCCCGGTTCGTCGCCACCCGGCACGAGGGTGGCGCGGCGACGGCGGCGGACGCGTACGCGCGGGTCAGCGGGAGGCCCGGGATCGTCTCGGTGCATCAGGGCTGTGGGCTGACGAACGCGATGACCGGGATCGCGGAGGCGGCGAAGAGCCGTACCCCGATGCTGGTGCTGGCGGCCGAACCGGCGTCGTCGGCGCTGCGGTCGAACTTCCGGGTCGACCAGGACGCCCTCGCGCACGCCGTCGGCGCGGTCAGTGAACGGGTGCACGGGCCGGCCAGTGCGGTCGCCGACACCACCCGGGCGTGGCGGATCGCGGTGCACGAGCGGCGCACGGTCGTCCTCAACCTGCCCCTCGACGTGCAGGCCGCCCCGGCCGAACCGGCGACCGTCCCACCCGCTCCGGCGGTGCAGGCGCCGCGGGCCTCCGACGACGCGGTGACCGCTCTGGCCCATCTGTTGCGGGGTGCGCGACGGCCGGTTTTCATCGCCGGGCGGGGCGCTCTCGCGGCCCGCGCCGAACTGGAGGCGCTCGCCGGGGCGTGCGGGGCGCTGCTGGCCACCTCAGCGGCGGCGAAAGCCCTGTTCCAGGGCAACGAGTGGAACCTGGACGTGTCCGGCGGGTTCGCCACCCCGGTGGCCGCCGAACTGATCGCGGACTCGGACGTGGTGGTCGCGTGGGGCGCGTCGCTGACCATGTGGACCACCCGGCACGGGGCTCTGATCAGCCCGGACGCGATGGTCGTGCAGGTGGACACGGATGCTTCGGCGCTCGGCGGGCATCACCGGATCGACCTGGGGGTGATCGGGGACGCGGCGTTCAGCGCGGTCGCGGTCCGCGCCGCGCTCCCCGGTGAGCGGGAGGGGTACCGGACCGACGCGGTACGGGGGAAGTTGCGTGACCAGGGGCGATGGCGGGACGTCGCGTTCGACGACGACGGCGACGACACTCACGTCGACCCGCGGGCTCTCACCATCGCCCTCGACGATCTGTTGCCCCCGGAACGGGTGGTGGCCGTCGACTCGGGCAACTTCATGGGCTATCCGTCGATGTTTCTGACCGTTCCGGATCATCGGGGCTTCTGTTTCACCCAATCGTTCCAGTCGATCGGGCTGGGCCTGGCCAGTACGCTCGGGGCCGCTCTCGCCTCGCCGGGGCGGCTGCCCGTCGCGGCCTGTGGGGACGGCGGTTTCCTGATGGGCATCGCCGAACTGGACACGGTCCGGCGGCTCGGTATCGGGATGCTGGTGGTGGTCTACAACGACGAGGCGTACGGGGCCGAGGTCCACCACTTCGGGCCGGACGGTCACCCCTTGGACACGGTGCGGTTCCCGGAGACGGACATCGCGGCCATCGCCCGTGGGTACGGGTGCGCTGCTGTCACCGTACGCAAGCCGGAAGATCTTGATCTTGTGGGTGAATGGCTGGCGGGGCCACGGGACGTCCCGATGGTCGTCGACGCCAAGGTGGCCGCGGGTAAGCCCGCGTGGTGGCTGGAGGAGGCCTTCCGGGGTCACTGA
- a CDS encoding TetR/AcrR family transcriptional regulator: MGRWQGGAGDRLKEAALSLFRTQGYDGTTVAEIAAAAGVTERTFFRHYADKREVLFVDQGEFERAFLTGLPETGADPMRLIAAVLDSAATLFPEQRRTWSRARQTVITTTVALQERELLKMSALAAALTRALTARGIDPTSAALAAESGVTVFRTAFTVWVDPAEDRTFPVIQQTVLARLHALIGQ, from the coding sequence ATGGGGAGATGGCAGGGCGGCGCGGGCGACCGGCTCAAGGAGGCGGCGCTGAGCCTCTTCCGCACCCAGGGGTACGACGGCACCACGGTCGCCGAGATCGCCGCCGCGGCCGGAGTCACCGAGCGCACCTTCTTCCGCCACTACGCGGACAAACGTGAGGTGCTGTTCGTCGATCAGGGCGAGTTCGAGCGGGCGTTCCTGACCGGCCTGCCGGAGACCGGCGCCGACCCGATGCGCCTGATCGCGGCGGTCCTGGACAGCGCGGCCACCCTCTTCCCCGAACAGCGCCGCACCTGGTCCCGCGCCCGCCAGACAGTGATCACCACGACCGTCGCCCTGCAGGAGCGCGAACTCCTCAAGATGTCCGCCCTGGCGGCGGCCCTGACCAGGGCACTGACCGCCCGCGGCATCGACCCGACGAGCGCCGCGCTGGCCGCCGAGTCCGGGGTGACCGTCTTCCGCACCGCGTTCACGGTCTGGGTCGACCCGGCCGAGGACCGCACGTTCCCGGTGATCCAGCAGACGGTCCTGGCCCGCCTGCACGCCCTGATCGGTCAGTGA